Proteins from a genomic interval of Hydrogenophaga sp. PAMC20947:
- the gspN gene encoding type II secretion system protein N gives MAWLAAFLGLTLATALFAPARWLGTALAWGTKDQVRLVNTRGSVWHGQGDLLLTGGEGSRTESALPQGLRWRLKPTWAEGRPAIALQLETPCCSPRPVNLKWIPAWKGFTLRVAAFGSQWPAVLLTGLGTPWNTLRPEGQLGVQSSGLSMQLLSGQLSLQGGLRVDALDMTSRLSTLRPLGSYRVNLEATPDGNSAQLQLTTLRGGLQLQGSGQWIGGRLRFQGEAQAAPGRENALENLLNIIGRRQGPRSILKVG, from the coding sequence ATGGCCTGGCTGGCAGCCTTCCTGGGGCTGACACTGGCGACCGCCCTGTTTGCGCCCGCCCGCTGGCTGGGCACTGCGCTGGCGTGGGGCACGAAAGACCAGGTCCGCCTGGTCAACACCCGGGGCAGCGTCTGGCACGGTCAAGGCGATTTGCTGCTCACGGGGGGCGAAGGGAGCCGCACCGAAAGCGCACTGCCCCAGGGACTGCGCTGGCGCCTCAAACCGACGTGGGCAGAGGGCCGTCCAGCCATCGCCTTGCAACTGGAAACGCCGTGCTGCTCACCGCGCCCGGTGAATCTCAAATGGATCCCGGCCTGGAAAGGGTTCACACTGCGGGTGGCCGCCTTTGGGAGCCAGTGGCCAGCGGTGTTGCTGACCGGCTTGGGCACGCCCTGGAACACCTTGCGCCCTGAGGGCCAGCTCGGGGTGCAATCAAGCGGATTGAGTATGCAGCTGCTCAGCGGCCAGCTCTCACTGCAAGGCGGCTTGCGCGTGGACGCGCTGGACATGACGTCGCGCTTGTCTACCTTGCGCCCCCTGGGCAGCTACCGTGTCAACCTGGAGGCAACACCCGATGGCAACAGCGCGCAACTTCAATTGACCACATTGCGTGGCGGGCTTCAACTGCAGGGCAGCGGCCAATGGATCGGTGGGCGCCTGCGGTTCCAAGGAGAGGCCCAAGCCGCACCCGGGCGCGAAAACGCGCTAGAGAACTTGCTCAACATCATCGGACGCCGCCAGGGGCCGCGCTCGATCCTGAAGGTGGGCTGA
- the gspD gene encoding type II secretion system secretin GspD, whose protein sequence is MTRLPFRSRPGHRAPALGSLALAVSLGLSLLTSPLAWAQSGGREPVMLNFVNADIEAVARTMATISGRNVVVDPRVKGTVSLATDKAVPPPVALNQFSAALRLQGFALVDTGGLYKIVPEADAKLQGNPVNAGPVSKLASSNQIVTQIFNLNHESANNLVPVLRPLIGPNNTINVNPGNNSLVITDYADNLQRIGRIIAALDVSGATDVEVIPLQYAIATDLVNMVSRLIDQPTAGAAGQAGDPSYKTTVVAEPRSNSVVMRAANPARMALVRSLVTKLDQPTSASASGNIHVVYLKNAEATSLATTLRAAMAGEGSTASAGGGSASASPTAARATTANQATAPVAAAATPSTGGQIQADPATNSLIITAPDPQYRQLRAVIDKLDERRAQVYVESLIAEVNADKAAEFGIQWQSPLGSIGNSVVGLLGTNFGTGGNNILTNLIPIAESDTASITAPGTGFNLGLATQRNGVYILGMLARFLQTSGEGNVLSTPNLLTLDNQEAKIVVGQNVPFVTGQFTNTGTTSSTGTVNPFQTIERKDVGITLRVKPQISENGTIKMTIYQEVSAVQASSLTSATGLITTQRTIESTVLVEDGGVVVLGGLLQDEYGGSAEKVPGLGDIPLFGNLFKSESRSRKKTNLMVFLRPVIMRDARATNALTLDRYDMMRAMQKDAQPERSRALGINEAPVLPPQRAPLAAPAAAPVPAAAPAFLPYETPLAN, encoded by the coding sequence ATGACCCGACTCCCTTTTCGATCCAGGCCTGGACACCGAGCGCCAGCGCTCGGCTCACTCGCCCTGGCTGTCAGCCTGGGCTTGAGCCTGTTGACCAGTCCCTTGGCGTGGGCTCAAAGTGGCGGCCGCGAACCTGTGATGCTGAATTTTGTCAATGCCGATATCGAAGCCGTGGCCCGGACCATGGCCACCATCAGCGGGCGCAATGTCGTGGTGGACCCGCGCGTCAAAGGCACGGTCAGCCTGGCCACCGACAAGGCAGTGCCTCCGCCCGTGGCGCTCAACCAGTTCAGCGCGGCGCTCCGCCTGCAAGGTTTTGCCCTGGTGGACACCGGTGGTCTGTACAAAATCGTGCCGGAAGCTGATGCCAAATTGCAGGGCAACCCGGTCAATGCAGGGCCGGTGAGCAAGCTGGCCTCGTCCAACCAGATCGTGACCCAGATCTTCAATCTGAACCACGAATCGGCCAACAACCTCGTGCCGGTTCTGCGTCCACTGATCGGACCCAACAACACCATCAACGTCAATCCGGGCAACAATTCGCTGGTCATCACCGATTACGCCGACAACCTCCAGCGCATCGGCCGGATCATTGCGGCACTCGACGTGTCGGGCGCGACCGACGTGGAAGTCATTCCCTTGCAATACGCCATCGCAACGGATCTGGTGAATATGGTATCTCGCCTGATCGACCAACCCACAGCGGGAGCAGCAGGCCAGGCCGGGGACCCTTCGTACAAGACCACCGTGGTGGCAGAGCCACGCAGCAACTCGGTGGTGATGCGCGCGGCCAACCCGGCGCGCATGGCGCTGGTGCGTTCCTTGGTCACCAAACTTGACCAGCCCACCTCGGCCAGCGCGAGCGGCAATATCCATGTGGTGTACCTGAAAAATGCCGAGGCCACTTCGCTGGCCACCACGCTGCGTGCGGCAATGGCGGGGGAGGGTTCAACGGCTTCCGCGGGCGGTGGCTCTGCGAGTGCATCGCCCACCGCTGCACGCGCGACCACGGCCAACCAGGCCACGGCTCCCGTGGCTGCCGCAGCAACCCCGTCCACGGGTGGGCAAATCCAGGCCGACCCCGCGACCAACTCGCTGATCATCACCGCGCCCGACCCGCAATACCGCCAATTGCGGGCCGTGATCGACAAACTCGACGAGCGCCGCGCCCAGGTGTATGTGGAAAGCCTGATCGCCGAAGTCAACGCCGACAAAGCAGCCGAATTCGGCATCCAGTGGCAGAGTCCGCTTGGCAGCATCGGCAACAGTGTGGTCGGCTTGTTGGGCACCAACTTCGGAACCGGCGGCAACAACATCCTGACCAACCTGATACCGATCGCTGAGAGTGATACGGCCAGCATCACAGCGCCGGGCACGGGTTTCAACCTGGGGCTGGCGACACAGCGCAACGGGGTCTATATCCTGGGTATGCTGGCGCGCTTCCTGCAAACCAGCGGCGAGGGCAATGTGTTGTCCACGCCCAACCTGCTGACCCTGGACAACCAGGAAGCCAAAATCGTGGTGGGGCAAAACGTGCCTTTCGTCACAGGGCAATTCACCAACACCGGAACAACCTCGTCCACCGGTACGGTCAACCCGTTTCAGACCATCGAACGCAAAGACGTGGGCATCACGCTGCGCGTCAAGCCACAGATCAGCGAAAACGGCACGATCAAGATGACCATCTACCAGGAGGTGAGCGCTGTCCAGGCTTCGTCGCTCACGTCCGCCACCGGCCTCATCACCACACAGCGCACCATCGAATCCACCGTGCTGGTGGAGGATGGCGGTGTGGTGGTGCTCGGTGGGCTGCTGCAGGATGAATACGGCGGCAGTGCTGAGAAAGTACCCGGGCTCGGCGATATTCCGCTGTTTGGCAACCTGTTCAAAAGCGAATCCCGCTCCCGAAAAAAGACCAACCTGATGGTGTTCTTGCGCCCTGTGATCATGCGCGATGCACGGGCCACCAACGCCCTGACGCTCGACCGCTACGACATGATGCGTGCGATGCAAAAAGACGCCCAGCCTGAGCGCAGCCGCGCCCTCGGGATCAACGAGGCACCGGTATTGCCCCCCCAGCGTGCGCCCCTTGCCGCACCGGCCGCCGCGCCCGTGCCTGCGGCGGCGCCCGCCTTCTTGCCGTATGAAACACCGCTGGCGAACTGA
- the gspE gene encoding type II secretion system ATPase GspE gives MKHPLPYAFAREHLWLLEDDGQGLVLMGSNTPAATPALQTQKLSALSEILRRHEVREVVWESGDTLSQRISAAYAQGESSAAAVVSEVQSDADLSRMMQELPAIEDLLETSDDAPIIRMLNALLTQAARDGASDIHIEPFERMSSVRFRVDGMLREVVQPNRALHAALISRLKIMAELDISEKRLPQDGRISLRIGTRAVDVRVSTLPSAHGERAVLRLLDKSESRLTLEAVGMQGDVLSRFERLVKQPHGIILVTGPTGSGKTTTLYAALQKLDASVQNIMTVEDPIEYELHGVGQTQVNAKIDLDFAKALRAILRQDPDIIMIGEIRDFETAQIAIQASLTGHLVLATLHTNDAPSAVTRLTDMGVEPFLLSSSLLGVMAQRLVRKLCVHCKRQDPEGRWVPVGCTHCNQTGYKGRTGIYELLVTDDAIRAHIHNRSAESELVAAAKAAGLRSMREDGQRLIEGGITSEAEVMSVTRD, from the coding sequence ATGAAACACCCGCTGCCCTACGCCTTTGCCCGGGAACACCTGTGGCTGCTGGAAGACGACGGCCAAGGCCTGGTGCTCATGGGCAGCAACACACCTGCCGCCACGCCCGCGCTGCAAACCCAGAAGCTCTCGGCCTTGTCTGAGATCCTGCGCCGCCACGAGGTGCGTGAGGTGGTCTGGGAATCGGGCGACACGCTGAGCCAGCGCATCAGCGCCGCCTATGCACAAGGGGAGTCCAGCGCGGCTGCCGTGGTGAGCGAAGTGCAGAGCGATGCCGACCTGAGCCGCATGATGCAGGAGCTGCCGGCGATTGAGGACTTGCTGGAGACGTCGGACGACGCGCCCATCATTCGCATGTTGAACGCGCTGCTGACGCAGGCCGCACGCGATGGCGCCAGCGATATCCACATCGAACCGTTTGAGCGCATGTCCAGCGTGCGCTTCCGGGTCGACGGCATGCTGCGCGAAGTGGTGCAGCCCAACCGCGCCTTGCATGCAGCCCTGATTTCGCGCCTGAAGATCATGGCCGAGCTCGATATTTCGGAAAAGCGCTTGCCACAAGACGGCCGCATTTCCCTGCGCATCGGCACCCGCGCGGTGGACGTGCGCGTCTCTACCCTGCCCAGCGCCCATGGCGAGCGTGCCGTGCTGCGTCTGCTCGACAAGAGCGAGAGCCGATTGACGCTGGAAGCGGTGGGCATGCAGGGCGATGTCTTGTCGCGCTTCGAGCGTCTGGTGAAGCAGCCCCACGGCATCATTCTGGTGACCGGCCCCACCGGCTCGGGCAAAACCACCACGCTGTACGCTGCCTTGCAAAAGCTGGATGCCAGCGTGCAAAACATCATGACGGTGGAAGACCCGATCGAGTACGAGCTGCACGGCGTGGGGCAGACCCAGGTCAACGCCAAAATCGATCTGGATTTTGCCAAGGCTTTGCGTGCCATCCTGCGCCAGGATCCCGACATCATCATGATCGGCGAGATCCGCGATTTCGAAACCGCGCAAATCGCCATCCAGGCGTCACTCACCGGCCACCTGGTGCTCGCCACGCTGCACACCAACGACGCGCCGAGTGCGGTTACCCGGCTCACCGACATGGGCGTGGAACCCTTCTTGCTCTCCAGCAGCCTGCTGGGTGTGATGGCGCAGCGCCTGGTGCGCAAACTGTGTGTGCATTGCAAACGCCAGGATCCCGAAGGAAGGTGGGTTCCCGTGGGCTGCACTCATTGCAACCAGACCGGCTACAAAGGTCGCACCGGTATCTACGAGTTGCTTGTCACCGACGACGCCATCCGCGCCCACATCCACAACCGCAGCGCCGAGAGTGAGCTCGTCGCCGCAGCCAAAGCGGCGGGTTTGCGCTCCATGCGGGAAGACGGCCAACGCCTGATCGAAGGCGGCATCACTTCTGAAGCCGAAGTCATGAGCGTGACACGAGACTGA
- the gspF gene encoding type II secretion system inner membrane protein GspF: protein MPAYAYEALDAKGATLKGLIDADTARAARGLLRARSLVPLLVEPAMNAQGGKGGGLNMTLWGGHVFNATTLAVWTRQLAGLVAAGLPLERALAALAEEADKEQQQRLVASLRSEVNAGAPFASALAQHPREFSPIYTSVIAAGEQSGQLGTVLERLADDLEEREALKNKLIAASLYPAIVTMVAIVIVVFLVSYVVPQVAGVFAGSKRALPFLTVAMLAISAFVRNYGWLMLIAIVLAAVGFGVARKQPALRMRMDAAWLRLPLVGKLARGYNAARFAATLAMLAAAGVPILKSLQTAAETLSNQAMREDALDALVLVREGAPLASAMASKKRFPPLVAMFARLGEQTGQLPVMLGRAAKQLSAEVQRRAMHLATILEPLLIVGMGLVVMLIVLAVLMPIIQLNQLVK, encoded by the coding sequence ATGCCCGCCTACGCCTACGAAGCCCTGGACGCCAAGGGCGCCACACTCAAAGGTCTGATCGACGCCGACACGGCCCGGGCTGCACGCGGACTGCTGCGGGCACGCTCCCTTGTGCCCCTGTTGGTCGAACCCGCCATGAATGCCCAAGGCGGCAAAGGCGGCGGCCTGAACATGACGCTGTGGGGTGGTCATGTGTTCAATGCCACCACCTTGGCGGTCTGGACGCGCCAGCTGGCAGGGCTGGTCGCAGCGGGACTCCCGCTGGAGCGCGCATTGGCGGCGCTGGCCGAAGAAGCCGACAAGGAACAACAGCAACGCCTCGTGGCCTCTCTTCGAAGCGAAGTGAATGCCGGTGCCCCGTTTGCCAGCGCGTTGGCGCAGCATCCCAGGGAGTTCTCCCCCATCTACACCTCGGTGATCGCGGCCGGCGAGCAAAGCGGCCAGCTCGGCACCGTGCTGGAGCGACTGGCCGACGATCTGGAGGAACGCGAAGCACTGAAGAACAAGCTGATCGCGGCCTCACTCTACCCCGCCATCGTCACCATGGTGGCGATCGTGATCGTGGTGTTTCTGGTGAGTTATGTGGTGCCCCAGGTGGCGGGCGTGTTCGCTGGCAGCAAACGTGCCCTGCCCTTTCTCACCGTGGCCATGCTGGCCATCAGCGCTTTTGTGCGCAACTACGGCTGGCTGATGCTGATCGCCATCGTGTTAGCCGCCGTTGGATTTGGTGTGGCACGAAAGCAGCCGGCCTTGCGCATGCGCATGGACGCCGCCTGGTTGCGTTTGCCATTGGTGGGCAAGCTCGCCAGGGGCTACAACGCCGCCCGGTTTGCCGCCACCCTGGCCATGCTCGCCGCGGCTGGGGTTCCGATTCTCAAGTCGCTTCAAACCGCGGCAGAGACCCTGTCGAACCAGGCCATGCGCGAAGATGCGCTGGACGCTTTGGTGCTGGTTCGCGAGGGTGCGCCCCTGGCATCGGCCATGGCCAGCAAGAAACGTTTTCCCCCATTGGTCGCCATGTTCGCCCGGCTGGGCGAGCAGACAGGGCAGCTGCCCGTCATGCTCGGACGCGCTGCCAAGCAGCTGAGCGCCGAAGTGCAACGCCGCGCCATGCACCTGGCCACCATTCTGGAGCCCTTGCTGATCGTGGGCATGGGGCTGGTGGTGATGTTGATTGTGCTGGCGGTGCTGATGCCCATCATCCAGCTGAATCAATTGGTGAAATAG
- a CDS encoding 5'-nucleotidase, with the protein MAASLDGQLVVAISSRALFDFEEENRLFESSDDRSYMQMQLDRLEIPAPPGVAFSLVKKLLAFNDSKTQRVEVVILSRNDPVSGMRVFRSAQHYGLPIQRGSFTRGQPPWRYLRPLRANLFLSTHLADVRAALAAGVPAAQVYPQSVHASDAHPNEVRIAFDGDAVLFSDEAERVFQAEGLSAFQAHEASHAAQPLAGGPFKPLLEALHRLQAEGTSDMHVRTALVTARSAPAHERAIRTLMDWNIEVDEAMFLGGLPKGEFLREFEPDFFFDDQTGHIEHASLHVPSGHVASGVSN; encoded by the coding sequence ATGGCAGCATCGCTGGACGGTCAATTGGTGGTGGCGATTTCTTCTCGGGCTTTGTTCGATTTTGAGGAAGAGAACCGCCTGTTCGAATCGAGCGACGACCGCTCCTACATGCAAATGCAGCTGGACCGGCTGGAGATCCCTGCGCCACCCGGCGTGGCGTTCTCTTTGGTGAAAAAACTGCTGGCCTTCAACGACTCCAAGACACAGCGGGTCGAGGTGGTGATCCTGTCGCGAAACGACCCGGTGTCAGGCATGCGGGTCTTCCGCTCAGCGCAGCACTACGGATTGCCCATCCAGCGCGGCAGCTTCACCCGGGGTCAGCCACCCTGGCGCTACCTGCGTCCGTTGCGCGCCAACCTCTTTCTCTCCACCCATCTGGCCGACGTGCGCGCCGCTCTCGCTGCCGGTGTGCCAGCCGCGCAGGTGTATCCGCAATCGGTACACGCCAGCGATGCACACCCCAACGAAGTGCGCATCGCCTTTGACGGCGACGCCGTCCTGTTTTCCGATGAAGCCGAACGCGTGTTCCAGGCAGAAGGTTTGTCAGCTTTTCAGGCCCATGAGGCGTCTCACGCCGCCCAGCCGCTGGCCGGCGGCCCGTTCAAGCCACTGCTGGAGGCGCTGCACCGCCTGCAAGCGGAAGGCACGAGCGACATGCACGTTCGCACCGCCTTGGTCACCGCCCGCAGTGCACCGGCTCACGAGCGCGCTATTCGCACATTGATGGACTGGAACATCGAAGTGGACGAAGCCATGTTCCTGGGTGGCTTGCCCAAGGGCGAGTTCCTGCGCGAGTTCGAACCTGACTTTTTCTTTGACGACCAGACTGGCCACATAGAGCACGCTTCGCTGCACGTGCCTTCTGGACACGTGGCTTCTGGAGTGTCGAATTAG
- a CDS encoding ABC transporter ATP-binding protein/permease codes for MSKLKAFRDFMGQVAKLALPYFQSEQRWKARGLLVAIIALNLAGVFMLVQLNDWNRVFYDALQNKDQPVFWQQLGRFTYLAFAFIVIAVYRFYLTQLLQMHWRDWLTQHYLTRWLANKAFYQLELARFSKSENAPPDNPDQRIAEDANLFTNYTVSLSMGLLNAVVTLVSFVGILWSLSGDFGFNFRGESYNIPGFMVWMAVLYCLVGSVITHYIGRPQIALNFKQQRLEADFRHHLIRVREYSESIALDKGEAVERQQLGGRFRDVLGNYLTLIRAQKRLIWFTNGFGQAAVVFPFVVAAPRFFSGAIQLGQLMQISSAFGRVQDSLAWFVDNYSSLAEWRATTDRLTSFEASFQALQSQPRDTPQVGEGDRLELARVSLSLPNGQSLVEAQGLAVKAGDSLLVKGPSGSGKSTLFRALAGIWPWSRSQITLPADFTERGMFLPQKPYFPNGPLRNALAYPQVPGAYTDGDLRKALRDAMLPHLADQLDTPDTWGQKLSGGEQQRLAMARAFLKKPRWLFVDEATSALDEAAEATLYGRLKDMVEASNGALVSIAHRPAVAAFHERQWTLEADANGPAAFRLNAA; via the coding sequence ATGTCAAAACTCAAAGCCTTTCGTGACTTCATGGGCCAGGTTGCAAAACTCGCCCTGCCCTACTTCCAGTCCGAACAAAGGTGGAAGGCCCGTGGCCTGCTGGTGGCCATCATTGCCCTGAATTTGGCGGGCGTTTTTATGCTGGTGCAGCTCAACGACTGGAACCGGGTGTTCTACGATGCGCTGCAAAACAAGGACCAACCGGTGTTCTGGCAGCAGCTGGGGCGATTCACCTATCTGGCGTTTGCGTTCATCGTGATTGCGGTCTACCGCTTCTACCTCACCCAACTGCTGCAAATGCACTGGCGAGACTGGCTGACGCAGCACTACTTGACCCGTTGGCTGGCCAACAAAGCCTTTTACCAGCTGGAGCTGGCGCGGTTTTCCAAGAGCGAGAACGCACCGCCGGACAACCCGGACCAGCGCATCGCGGAAGACGCCAACCTGTTCACCAACTACACCGTGAGCCTGAGCATGGGGCTGCTCAACGCGGTGGTCACCTTGGTCAGTTTTGTGGGCATTCTTTGGTCGCTCTCGGGTGATTTTGGTTTCAATTTCCGGGGAGAGAGCTACAACATTCCCGGCTTCATGGTGTGGATGGCGGTGCTGTACTGTCTGGTCGGCAGCGTCATCACCCACTACATCGGGCGCCCTCAGATCGCGCTCAACTTCAAACAGCAGCGTCTGGAGGCCGACTTTCGCCACCACCTGATCCGCGTACGGGAGTACAGCGAGTCCATCGCGCTGGACAAAGGCGAGGCGGTGGAGCGACAGCAGCTCGGCGGACGCTTTCGCGATGTGCTCGGAAACTACCTCACCTTGATCCGTGCCCAGAAGCGCCTGATCTGGTTCACCAACGGGTTTGGGCAGGCTGCGGTGGTGTTTCCATTCGTCGTCGCCGCGCCCCGCTTTTTCAGCGGTGCGATCCAGCTGGGCCAGCTGATGCAAATTTCGTCTGCTTTTGGCCGGGTACAGGATTCGTTGGCCTGGTTTGTGGACAACTACAGCAGCCTGGCCGAATGGCGTGCCACCACCGACCGGCTGACCAGCTTTGAAGCCAGCTTTCAGGCGTTGCAATCCCAGCCACGGGATACACCCCAGGTGGGTGAGGGCGACCGCCTGGAGTTGGCGCGGGTGAGCTTGTCGCTCCCCAACGGTCAGAGTCTGGTGGAAGCGCAAGGGTTGGCGGTGAAGGCGGGTGACAGCCTGCTGGTGAAGGGGCCATCGGGCAGTGGCAAATCGACCTTGTTCCGCGCCTTGGCGGGCATCTGGCCCTGGAGCCGCAGCCAGATCACGCTGCCGGCCGACTTCACCGAGCGCGGCATGTTCCTGCCCCAGAAACCCTATTTCCCCAACGGTCCTTTGCGCAACGCTCTTGCTTACCCCCAGGTGCCAGGGGCCTACACCGATGGCGATTTGCGCAAGGCGCTGCGCGATGCGATGCTGCCCCACCTCGCCGATCAGCTCGACACACCCGACACCTGGGGCCAGAAACTCTCTGGTGGTGAGCAGCAGCGCCTGGCCATGGCCCGGGCCTTTCTCAAGAAACCCCGTTGGCTGTTTGTAGACGAAGCTACCAGTGCACTGGATGAGGCTGCCGAAGCCACGCTCTACGGGCGTTTGAAAGACATGGTGGAAGCGTCAAATGGCGCCCTGGTGTCCATCGCCCACCGGCCAGCGGTGGCGGCCTTTCATGAGCGGCAGTGGACACTGGAGGCCGATGCCAATGGGCCCGCGGCGTTCCGTTTGAACGCGGCCTGA
- a CDS encoding ATP-binding protein, whose product MSALAQRLHKGWNRFWPDTLFSRLALLLVVVAIASHAMALALMFELRPDHPPPPPPPGMHLQPPPPHQPPLHGLVLDIVVRLGAVILAAWVGARWLSAPLRRLARSTQAMASNIHAAPLALVGTRECREAGAVINQLQQHILTQLEERDQFVAAVSHDLRTPLTRLALRVESLTHEGDRQGFGKDIREMDNMIRSTLDYLCGTADAEPAVMLDLGSLVDSIVADRQDMGQQVTRFGRFESDVSGPPIRLKAQLSAMRRSIDNLVDNAMFYGGSAEVGVIDNGPDVRVFVLDSGPGIPEEAMAQVVLPFVRLEGSRNRHTGGVGLGLAAVNDMARRHGGHLLLSNRNPGGGLQAELVFPR is encoded by the coding sequence ATGAGCGCGCTGGCACAACGCCTGCACAAGGGCTGGAACCGTTTCTGGCCAGACACCCTGTTTTCGCGTCTGGCGCTCTTGCTGGTGGTGGTGGCGATAGCCAGCCATGCGATGGCCTTGGCGCTGATGTTCGAGTTGCGCCCTGACCACCCGCCGCCTCCACCCCCGCCCGGCATGCATCTGCAGCCCCCACCGCCCCACCAGCCTCCGCTGCACGGCTTGGTGCTGGATATCGTGGTGCGGCTGGGCGCCGTGATTCTCGCGGCGTGGGTCGGTGCACGCTGGCTCTCTGCCCCGCTGCGCCGCCTGGCCCGGTCCACCCAGGCCATGGCTTCCAACATTCACGCAGCCCCCTTGGCGCTGGTGGGCACTCGGGAGTGCCGGGAGGCCGGCGCCGTGATCAACCAGTTGCAGCAACACATCCTGACCCAGCTCGAAGAGCGCGACCAGTTTGTTGCTGCCGTCTCCCACGATCTGCGCACGCCGCTCACGCGCCTGGCGCTTCGGGTGGAGTCGCTCACCCACGAGGGTGACCGCCAAGGGTTCGGCAAGGACATCCGTGAGATGGACAACATGATCCGTTCCACGCTGGACTACCTGTGTGGCACCGCTGATGCTGAACCTGCGGTGATGCTCGATCTGGGTTCCTTGGTCGACAGCATCGTGGCTGACCGCCAGGACATGGGGCAACAGGTCACCCGGTTTGGCCGTTTTGAGTCCGATGTCAGTGGCCCGCCCATCCGGCTGAAGGCTCAGCTGTCGGCCATGCGCCGGAGCATCGACAACCTGGTTGATAACGCGATGTTCTATGGTGGCTCGGCCGAGGTCGGCGTGATTGACAACGGACCCGATGTGCGTGTGTTTGTGCTGGACTCAGGGCCCGGCATCCCCGAAGAGGCGATGGCCCAGGTGGTGCTCCCGTTTGTGCGCCTTGAAGGTTCACGCAACCGCCACACCGGTGGTGTGGGCCTGGGGTTGGCGGCGGTGAACGACATGGCGCGCCGCCATGGGGGCCACTTGCTGCTCAGCAACCGCAACCCGGGTGGCGGCCTGCAGGCCGAGCTGGTGTTTCCCCGCTAA
- a CDS encoding response regulator transcription factor — MNPRPSILLVDDDQEITELLSAYLARFQFDVHCACDATSMWAQLEAHTVDLVVLDVMLPGTDGLSLARHIRSQSRLPVIMLTARVSTLDRVLGLESGADDYMSKPFEPRELVARIQSVLRRAQGAVDLPTTLASSDVVCFDGWELHREERTVVSPSGLVAALSNAEFRLLNTFLQKPRRLLSRDQLMEHARGRAMDAFERSIDLLVSRLRHKLADQSSESSLIKTVRGAGYMFNAQSVQARVGWRT, encoded by the coding sequence ATGAACCCAAGGCCCTCCATCCTGTTGGTCGATGACGACCAGGAGATCACCGAACTCCTGAGCGCCTATCTGGCTCGCTTCCAGTTTGACGTCCACTGCGCTTGCGACGCGACCTCCATGTGGGCGCAGCTGGAGGCTCACACGGTGGATCTGGTGGTGCTGGATGTGATGCTGCCTGGTACCGATGGGCTCAGCCTGGCCAGGCACATTCGCTCACAGTCCCGCCTGCCGGTCATCATGCTCACGGCCCGTGTGAGCACCCTGGACAGGGTGCTGGGTTTAGAGAGCGGCGCTGACGATTACATGAGCAAACCGTTCGAGCCCCGTGAACTGGTGGCCCGCATCCAGTCGGTTCTTCGCCGGGCCCAGGGCGCAGTCGATCTGCCCACCACGTTGGCCTCCAGCGACGTGGTTTGCTTCGACGGCTGGGAGCTGCACCGCGAAGAACGCACCGTGGTCTCGCCCTCGGGTTTGGTCGCGGCCTTGTCCAACGCCGAATTCCGCCTGCTCAATACCTTCCTGCAAAAGCCCCGTCGCTTGCTCAGCCGTGATCAGCTCATGGAACACGCCCGCGGTCGCGCCATGGACGCGTTTGAGCGCAGCATCGACCTGTTGGTCTCGCGCCTGCGTCACAAACTCGCCGATCAGTCCAGCGAGTCGTCCCTGATCAAAACCGTGCGCGGCGCAGGCTACATGTTCAATGCCCAGTCGGTGCAGGCCAGGGTCGGGTGGCGCACATGA